The Streptomyces sp. Alt3 genome has a segment encoding these proteins:
- a CDS encoding hemolysin family protein — protein MTTPLLLLLAAFLLILANGFFVAAEFGLVTVERPDAERAAAEGDRRARTVVAALRELSFQLSGTQLGITITSLVVGMLAEPALAQLLAGPLTATGLPRGAVPGVSVVIGMLFASAVQMVIGELVPKNWAVSRPLQVARFVAGPQHRFSTLLRPVITALNTVANRLVRLLGVEPTEELASARTPGELVSLARHSAEAGTLEQDTADLFVRTLSLAGLTAQHVMTPRVKVSALQVSATSADVLNLTRATGLSRFPVYRDRIDEVVGMVHLKDALAVPSQDRLRTPVSRIAVAPLLVPETLPVEQLLQRLRSEQPIAVVVDEYGGTAGVVTLEDIIEELVGEVRDEHDAEGADRPELTSVVADDGRAGWDVEGSTRVLTLRRIGLDVPEGPYETVAGLVADLLGRIPAPGDRSELPGWRISVRQVGHYRAEQVRFVRLTDIPVSPAGPPEQPEGPERLTQDLLEAVR, from the coding sequence ATGACCACCCCCCTGTTGCTGCTTCTCGCGGCATTCCTTCTCATCCTCGCCAACGGGTTCTTCGTGGCAGCCGAATTCGGGCTCGTCACGGTGGAACGGCCGGACGCCGAACGCGCCGCCGCCGAAGGCGACCGCCGGGCCCGTACCGTCGTCGCCGCCCTGCGTGAACTCTCCTTCCAGCTCTCCGGCACCCAGCTGGGCATCACCATCACCTCGCTGGTCGTCGGCATGCTCGCCGAACCGGCGCTCGCCCAGCTGCTCGCCGGACCGCTCACCGCCACCGGACTGCCCCGAGGTGCCGTTCCCGGCGTCAGCGTCGTGATCGGCATGCTGTTCGCCTCGGCCGTCCAGATGGTGATCGGCGAGCTCGTGCCGAAGAACTGGGCGGTCTCCCGGCCGCTCCAGGTCGCCCGGTTCGTCGCGGGTCCCCAGCACCGCTTCTCCACCCTCCTGCGACCGGTGATCACCGCCCTGAACACCGTCGCCAACCGCCTCGTCCGGCTCCTCGGAGTCGAGCCCACCGAGGAACTCGCCTCGGCGAGGACCCCGGGCGAGCTCGTCTCCCTGGCCAGGCACTCCGCCGAGGCCGGCACCCTGGAGCAGGACACCGCCGATCTCTTCGTACGGACCCTGTCCCTCGCCGGTCTCACCGCGCAGCACGTCATGACCCCGCGGGTGAAGGTCAGCGCGCTGCAGGTCTCGGCGACCTCGGCGGACGTCCTCAACCTCACGCGGGCCACCGGACTGTCCCGCTTCCCGGTCTACCGGGACCGCATCGACGAGGTCGTCGGCATGGTCCACCTCAAGGACGCCCTGGCCGTCCCCTCCCAGGACCGGCTGCGCACCCCGGTGAGCCGGATCGCCGTGGCACCGCTCCTGGTGCCGGAGACGCTGCCCGTCGAGCAGCTGCTCCAGCGTCTGCGCAGCGAGCAGCCGATCGCCGTGGTGGTGGACGAGTACGGCGGCACCGCCGGTGTCGTCACGCTCGAGGACATCATCGAGGAGCTCGTCGGCGAGGTGAGGGACGAGCACGACGCCGAGGGCGCCGACCGTCCCGAGCTGACGTCCGTCGTCGCCGACGACGGTCGCGCCGGCTGGGACGTCGAGGGCAGCACCCGGGTGCTGACCCTGCGCAGGATAGGCCTCGACGTACCCGAGGGGCCCTACGAGACCGTGGCGGGGCTCGTCGCCGACCTGCTGGGGCGCATCCCGGCACCCGGTGACCGCTCCGAGCTCCCCGGCTGGCGGATCTCGGTCCGCCAGGTCGGCCACTACCGTGCCGAGCAGGTCCGCTTCGTCCGTCTGACGGACATACCGGTGTCTCCGGCCGGACCGCCCGAACAGCCGGAAGGCCCCGAGCGGCTCACCCAGGACCTCCTGGAGGCCGTGCGATGA
- a CDS encoding hemolysin family protein produces MSLVQLLFAGLLVLANGFFVGAEFALVSVRRSQVEPLAAGGSSRARQVLYGLENLPQMMAAAQFGITICSLTLGAVAEPTVAHLLEPVFHAAHLPEGLVHPLGFAVALVSVVFLHLVIGEMVPKNLAMAAPEKTAMWLSPGLVGFARLCRPVTSALGACARIVLRLFKVEPKDEVEAVFTSEQLNRLVEDAGLAGLLEPEAQERLGDALELGSRPVTDVLLDRASLVTVDPSVTPRRIEELTVRTGYSRFPVCAEGGGFMGYLHVKDVLELEDSERAVPQQIWRPMATLRAELPLDDALTVMRRAATHLAQVADASGKVLGLVAMEDVLEMLVGEVRDPAHRVSVPRRTPEAPKAMAPLG; encoded by the coding sequence ATGAGCCTCGTGCAACTGCTCTTCGCCGGTCTTCTCGTGCTGGCGAACGGCTTCTTCGTCGGCGCCGAATTCGCGCTCGTCTCCGTACGGCGCAGTCAGGTCGAACCCCTCGCGGCAGGCGGGTCGAGCCGGGCCAGGCAGGTGCTGTACGGCCTGGAGAACCTGCCGCAGATGATGGCCGCCGCACAGTTCGGTATCACCATCTGTTCCCTCACCCTGGGTGCCGTCGCCGAGCCGACCGTCGCCCACCTGCTGGAGCCGGTCTTCCACGCCGCACATCTGCCCGAGGGGCTCGTCCACCCGCTCGGCTTCGCGGTCGCCCTCGTCTCCGTGGTCTTCCTCCACCTCGTCATCGGCGAGATGGTCCCGAAGAACCTGGCGATGGCAGCCCCCGAGAAGACCGCGATGTGGCTCAGCCCCGGCCTGGTCGGTTTCGCCCGGCTCTGCCGGCCCGTCACCTCCGCGCTCGGGGCCTGTGCCCGGATCGTGCTCAGGCTCTTCAAGGTCGAGCCGAAGGACGAGGTGGAGGCCGTCTTCACCAGCGAGCAGCTCAACCGGCTGGTCGAGGACGCGGGTCTGGCCGGGCTGCTGGAACCGGAGGCCCAGGAACGGCTCGGGGACGCCCTGGAACTGGGCAGCAGGCCCGTGACCGACGTACTGCTCGACCGGGCGTCCCTGGTGACGGTCGATCCCTCCGTCACCCCGCGCCGCATCGAGGAGCTGACCGTACGCACCGGCTACTCGCGCTTCCCCGTCTGCGCGGAGGGCGGTGGCTTCATGGGCTACCTGCACGTCAAGGACGTCCTGGAACTGGAGGACTCCGAGCGTGCCGTACCGCAGCAGATCTGGCGCCCCATGGCCACGCTCCGGGCCGAACTCCCCCTGGACGACGCCCTGACGGTGATGCGCCGAGCCGCCACACACCTCGCGCAGGTCGCTGACGCGTCCGGCAAGGTACTCGGCCTCGTCGCGATGGAGGACGTCCTGGAGATGCTCGTGGGCGAGGTCCGCGACCCCGCCCACCGTGTCTCGGTGCCCCGCCGCACACCGGAGGCGCCGAAGGCCATGGCCCCGCTGGGGTAG
- a CDS encoding AAA family ATPase: MDIGTPGTQAPADLAWLRGVDAYTMGAYPQAEEEFRAAVRLDPGMADGWLGLHALRIDTTTALLRMFRHRDRFGEQRTRHRRTLNSWYWLGWWVQPVLESPRDLLLAHASHWLDGRHVPELDRALAGLPPVDTDPQVRFLHACRSYLVKDWEQLVRTTEQLVDDPLLGIEAGLFGGMARVRLEMYGQAEPLLSAALMRCRSEQPQRKELRYWLARAHEGTGRSAAALPLYRAVHRVDPAFMDTSARLAAISEGDGYDEAVDLSAVSLAGFGSDGTGVEARTDGDTALDTDLVDGREPWLGGDPQVLPGAAVPSSGPGGDGTRTKRGAPRTALFPAGPSDPAMLAKALAELERMVGLEPVKRQVKALSAQLNMARLRAEQGLPVQPPKRHFVFSGPSGTGKTTVARILGRVFYALGLLGGDHLVEAQRSDLVGEFLGQTAVKANELIDSALGGVLFVDEAYSLSNSGYTKGDAYGDEALQVLLKRAEDNRDHLVVILAGYPEGMDRLLSTNPGLSSRFTTRVDFPSYRPLELTAIGGVLAADNDDVWDEESLDELRSISGHVVDQGWIDELGNGRFLRTLYEKSCAYRDLRLSGYTAAPTRDDLATLRLPDLMQAYGEVLSGRGPVDRGTQEPGAL, translated from the coding sequence ATGGACATCGGCACGCCGGGCACACAGGCCCCGGCCGACCTTGCCTGGCTGCGCGGGGTGGACGCCTACACGATGGGCGCGTACCCGCAGGCCGAGGAGGAGTTCAGAGCCGCGGTACGCCTCGATCCCGGCATGGCGGACGGCTGGCTCGGCCTGCACGCGCTGCGGATCGACACGACCACGGCGCTGTTGCGCATGTTCCGCCATCGCGACCGCTTCGGCGAGCAGCGCACGCGCCACCGTCGCACACTCAACTCGTGGTACTGGCTGGGCTGGTGGGTGCAGCCGGTGCTGGAGAGCCCGCGTGACCTCCTGCTCGCGCACGCGTCGCACTGGCTGGACGGCCGCCATGTCCCTGAGCTGGACCGGGCGTTGGCCGGACTGCCGCCCGTGGACACAGATCCCCAGGTACGCTTCCTGCACGCCTGCCGCTCCTACCTGGTCAAGGACTGGGAGCAGCTCGTGCGCACCACGGAGCAGCTCGTGGACGATCCGCTGCTCGGTATCGAGGCGGGACTCTTCGGCGGCATGGCCCGGGTGCGCCTGGAGATGTACGGGCAGGCGGAGCCCCTCCTCTCGGCCGCTCTGATGCGATGTCGCAGTGAGCAGCCGCAGCGCAAGGAGCTGCGCTACTGGCTGGCGCGGGCGCACGAGGGAACCGGCCGCAGCGCGGCGGCACTGCCGCTGTACCGGGCGGTACACCGCGTGGACCCGGCGTTCATGGACACCTCGGCCAGACTCGCGGCGATCTCCGAGGGGGACGGCTACGACGAGGCGGTCGACCTCTCGGCGGTCTCGCTGGCCGGCTTCGGCTCGGACGGCACGGGCGTGGAGGCGCGGACGGACGGCGACACGGCGCTCGACACCGATCTGGTGGACGGGCGTGAGCCGTGGCTCGGCGGCGACCCGCAGGTCCTTCCCGGTGCCGCGGTGCCGTCCTCCGGGCCCGGTGGCGACGGGACGCGGACGAAGCGGGGAGCGCCGCGGACCGCCCTCTTCCCCGCCGGGCCCAGCGATCCCGCGATGCTCGCGAAGGCTCTGGCGGAGCTCGAGCGCATGGTGGGGCTCGAACCGGTGAAACGTCAGGTCAAGGCTCTCTCCGCACAGCTGAACATGGCACGCCTGCGCGCGGAGCAGGGCCTGCCGGTGCAGCCGCCGAAGCGCCACTTCGTCTTCTCCGGCCCGTCCGGGACGGGCAAGACGACGGTCGCCCGCATCCTGGGCCGGGTGTTCTACGCGCTGGGACTGCTCGGCGGCGACCATCTGGTGGAGGCCCAACGCTCGGACCTGGTAGGCGAGTTCCTCGGGCAGACCGCCGTGAAGGCCAACGAGCTGATCGATTCGGCACTCGGCGGGGTGCTGTTCGTCGACGAGGCGTACAGCCTCTCCAACTCCGGTTACACCAAGGGCGATGCGTACGGCGACGAGGCACTGCAGGTCCTCCTCAAGCGGGCGGAGGACAACAGGGACCATCTCGTCGTCATCCTCGCCGGCTATCCGGAGGGCATGGACCGGCTGCTGTCCACCAACCCCGGTCTCTCCTCACGCTTCACCACGCGGGTCGACTTCCCGAGCTACCGTCCACTCGAACTCACCGCGATCGGCGGGGTGCTGGCCGCCGACAACGACGACGTGTGGGACGAGGAGTCGCTCGACGAGCTGCGCAGCATCAGCGGGCACGTGGTCGACCAGGGGTGGATCGACGAGCTGGGCAACGGCCGTTTCCTGCGCACCCTGTACGAGAAGAGCTGCGCCTACCGTGATCTGCGGCTGTCCGGATACACCGCCGCGCCGACCCGGGACGATCTGGCCACGCTGCGGCTGCCGGATCTGATGCAGGCGTACGGCGAGGTGCTGTCCGGACGGGGGCCCGTGGACCGGGGGACCCAGGAGCCCGGGGCGCTGTGA
- a CDS encoding uridine kinase family protein: MNDLADLARRLRSLPPSCGPVRLIAVDGHAGSGKSTFAGHLATALGDAPVLRLDDLATHEELFGWTGLLRAQVLDHLSRGEPARYLPYDWTTRRFGPPRTLDPAPVLLVEGVGAGRSAMRPFLAALLWIEGGSAASWERGRLRDGPGLSEFWDGWTVAEQRHFAGDPSLPFADAVIRRVPTGYEWLEGPHATAGASHFVTDGEA; the protein is encoded by the coding sequence ATGAACGACCTGGCGGACCTCGCGCGACGGCTGCGCTCCCTGCCCCCCTCCTGCGGTCCCGTGCGGCTGATCGCGGTCGACGGTCACGCGGGGTCCGGCAAGAGCACCTTCGCCGGCCACCTGGCCACGGCGCTCGGTGACGCGCCGGTGCTGCGGCTGGACGACCTGGCCACGCACGAGGAACTCTTCGGCTGGACGGGCCTGCTCCGGGCACAGGTCCTGGACCACCTCTCGCGCGGGGAGCCGGCGCGGTATCTCCCGTACGACTGGACGACCCGCCGCTTCGGGCCGCCGAGGACGCTGGACCCGGCCCCCGTGCTTCTGGTCGAGGGAGTGGGGGCCGGACGCTCCGCAATGCGGCCGTTCCTCGCGGCACTGCTGTGGATCGAGGGCGGCAGCGCGGCGTCCTGGGAGCGGGGCCGGCTGCGCGACGGTCCCGGGCTGTCGGAGTTCTGGGACGGCTGGACCGTCGCGGAGCAGCGCCATTTCGCCGGTGATCCCTCGCTCCCCTTCGCCGATGCGGTGATACGGCGGGTGCCCACGGGATACGAGTGGCTGGAAGGGCCTCACGCGACAGCGGGGGCGAGTCATTTCGTCACGGACGGTGAAGCCTGA
- a CDS encoding peptidase C39 family protein — protein MTRPTSRRTVLTAALAAGAGAVASAGPAGAAPSRTSSSPAAASLVDNRFWTTYSDWRCGSSAGTRAVPGRRPGLVISAPAGSTDHTDPHTGTTATWEYASWTSPVHRPAVPATEVIASWNAATPEGTWIQVELRGSYSDGTDTPWYVMGRWASADTDVRRTSVDDQTDGRSTVWTDTFSLDDAASGLRLVSYRLRLTLYRTPGTRLTPTVHRVGAMASDVPDRFTVPATTPGAARELAVPRYSQNVHVGEYPEYDNGGEAWCSPTSSQMIIEYWGRTPTPEDLSWVKPGLADPQICHAARYTFDYQYEGCGNWPFNAAYAATYEDMNAVITRLGSLTDLEQLVAAGIPVITSQSFFKGELTGAGYGTSGHLMTVIGFTADGDVIANDPASPSNDAVRRVYQRREWENVWLRTKRYDANGAVRGGTGGVCYIYWPADPSAAQRRVLRSLGLT, from the coding sequence ATGACCAGACCGACTTCACGCAGGACCGTGCTCACCGCCGCCCTCGCGGCCGGGGCAGGCGCCGTCGCCTCCGCCGGCCCGGCGGGCGCCGCCCCGTCCCGGACCTCCTCATCCCCGGCGGCGGCCTCTCTCGTGGACAACCGTTTCTGGACCACCTACTCGGACTGGCGCTGCGGCTCCTCGGCCGGTACCCGCGCGGTCCCCGGACGCCGGCCCGGCCTGGTGATCTCCGCCCCCGCCGGAAGCACCGACCACACCGACCCGCACACCGGCACGACCGCCACCTGGGAGTACGCGAGCTGGACCTCCCCGGTCCATCGCCCGGCCGTCCCCGCCACCGAGGTGATCGCCTCCTGGAACGCGGCCACCCCGGAGGGCACCTGGATCCAGGTCGAGCTGCGCGGCAGCTACTCGGACGGCACGGACACCCCCTGGTACGTCATGGGCCGCTGGGCCTCGGCCGACACGGACGTCCGGCGGACCTCCGTCGACGACCAGACGGACGGCAGGAGCACCGTCTGGACCGACACCTTCTCGCTCGACGACGCGGCGAGCGGACTGCGTCTGGTCTCGTACCGGCTGCGCCTCACCCTGTACCGGACACCCGGAACCCGCCTCACCCCCACCGTCCACCGCGTCGGCGCCATGGCCTCGGACGTGCCGGACCGCTTCACCGTCCCGGCCACCACGCCCGGCGCCGCCCGTGAGCTCGCGGTGCCCCGCTACTCCCAGAACGTCCACGTGGGGGAGTACCCGGAGTACGACAACGGCGGCGAGGCCTGGTGCAGCCCCACCTCCTCCCAGATGATCATCGAGTACTGGGGCCGCACGCCCACCCCCGAGGACCTGTCCTGGGTCAAGCCGGGCCTCGCCGACCCGCAGATCTGCCACGCGGCCCGCTACACCTTCGACTACCAGTACGAAGGCTGCGGCAACTGGCCCTTCAACGCCGCCTACGCCGCGACGTACGAGGACATGAACGCCGTGATCACCCGGCTCGGATCGCTTACCGATCTGGAGCAGCTGGTCGCCGCCGGTATCCCGGTCATAACGTCGCAGTCGTTCTTCAAGGGCGAGCTGACGGGCGCGGGTTACGGGACATCAGGACACCTGATGACGGTCATCGGCTTCACGGCCGATGGCGACGTGATCGCCAACGATCCGGCCTCGCCGTCCAACGACGCGGTGCGCCGTGTCTATCAGCGGCGCGAGTGGGAGAACGTCTGGCTGAGGACCAAGCGGTACGACGCGAACGGCGCGGTCAGGGGCGGCACCGGCGGGGTCTGCTACATCTACTGGCCGGCCGATCCGAGTGCGGCCCAGCGCCGCGTCCTGAGGTCGCTCGGGCTGACCTGA
- a CDS encoding AraC-like ligand-binding domain-containing protein, whose product MAFTEFDTAELPAEYRFDWWREVVARGVAPTRITSDHAADFAGSAGSLDLGRLQVTTMSFPGLRSERTAGLISRSDPETYELTLILAGAMVVGQGRNETRLRAGDFAMWTSSRPYSGHAESGPVTGDSRAIILHLPRALVPLPEAKIDQLLAVGIPARSGTGRVLAQFLGSVVEEAAVLDATERERLGGTSLDLTTGFLAHHLDAQEYLPPEARHAMLLARVDTFLRDNLSDTRLTPRAVAAQHHISVRLLHHLFRGRDESVAATIRRLRLERCRADLADPRLRAMPVQDIGARWGLVDAATFSRLFRTTFEVTPGEYRRASRMKAALLDDDGGGRTQQCCGQCETRRRSEG is encoded by the coding sequence ATGGCGTTCACGGAGTTCGACACGGCGGAGTTACCGGCGGAGTACCGGTTCGACTGGTGGCGCGAGGTGGTCGCCCGGGGGGTGGCGCCGACCCGGATCACCAGCGACCACGCCGCCGACTTCGCGGGCAGCGCGGGGTCGCTGGACCTGGGGCGGCTCCAGGTCACCACGATGTCCTTCCCCGGGCTCCGGTCGGAGCGAACCGCCGGGCTCATAAGCCGCTCCGACCCCGAGACGTACGAGCTGACGCTGATCCTGGCCGGAGCGATGGTGGTGGGCCAGGGCCGCAACGAGACCCGGCTGCGCGCGGGCGACTTCGCGATGTGGACGTCGTCGCGCCCCTACAGCGGCCACGCCGAGAGTGGTCCCGTGACCGGGGACTCGCGGGCGATCATCCTGCACCTGCCGCGCGCGCTGGTGCCGCTGCCCGAGGCGAAGATCGACCAGCTGCTCGCCGTCGGCATCCCGGCCAGGTCAGGGACGGGCCGGGTGCTGGCGCAGTTCCTCGGCTCAGTGGTCGAGGAGGCGGCCGTGCTGGACGCGACCGAACGGGAGCGGCTCGGCGGGACGAGCCTCGACCTGACGACGGGGTTCCTCGCCCACCACCTCGACGCCCAGGAGTACCTGCCGCCGGAGGCGCGGCACGCGATGCTGCTGGCCCGGGTCGATACGTTCCTCCGGGACAACCTGTCGGACACCCGGCTCACCCCCCGTGCCGTCGCCGCGCAGCACCACATCTCCGTACGGCTCCTGCACCATCTCTTCCGTGGCCGCGACGAGAGCGTGGCGGCCACCATCCGCCGCCTGCGGCTCGAACGCTGCCGCGCGGACCTCGCCGACCCCCGGCTGCGCGCGATGCCTGTGCAGGACATCGGCGCGCGGTGGGGCCTGGTCGACGCCGCCACGTTCAGCCGCCTGTTCCGCACCACCTTCGAGGTGACGCCCGGTGAGTACCGGCGCGCATCGCGAATGAAGGCTGCGCTCCTTGACGATGACGGCGGAGGTCGCACACAGCAGTGTTGTGGCCAGTGCGAAACACGTCGTCGATCAGAGGGGTAA
- a CDS encoding peptidase inhibitor family I36 protein: MADQGTFRPTAWGRAVVAVMMTLFALAATTGAAGASPAADRNGSPGFAAQASSLGLTSAQADGLQRTADGYLAKTDGTQVAINKIVTRAGGELLIPLPGEKYARDLADKNGARTAAAGTCPYTYVCAFALPDFEGARLSFYDCNTLNSIPWSGNGSWKNNQASHLRAKFYDINANLGWTSPGGYSQDNNAPWGWVYYLSPC; the protein is encoded by the coding sequence GTGGCAGATCAGGGAACGTTCAGACCCACCGCGTGGGGAAGGGCCGTCGTCGCAGTGATGATGACGCTCTTCGCCCTGGCGGCCACGACGGGTGCGGCCGGGGCTTCCCCGGCAGCCGACCGGAATGGCAGCCCGGGCTTCGCGGCGCAGGCGAGCTCTTTGGGGCTGACCAGCGCCCAGGCGGACGGACTTCAGCGCACAGCCGACGGCTACCTGGCCAAGACGGACGGCACCCAGGTGGCGATCAACAAGATCGTGACCCGGGCCGGAGGGGAACTGCTCATCCCGCTGCCCGGAGAGAAGTACGCCCGTGATCTCGCCGACAAGAACGGCGCGCGGACCGCCGCCGCCGGCACCTGCCCGTACACCTACGTATGCGCGTTCGCACTCCCGGACTTCGAGGGTGCCCGCCTGAGCTTCTACGACTGCAACACGCTGAACAGCATTCCGTGGAGCGGGAACGGGTCCTGGAAGAACAACCAGGCATCTCACCTGAGGGCGAAGTTCTACGACATCAACGCCAATCTCGGCTGGACTTCGCCCGGAGGATACAGCCAGGACAACAACGCCCCCTGGGGCTGGGTCTACTACCTCAGCCCCTGCTAG
- a CDS encoding proprotein convertase P-domain-containing protein, producing the protein MVATAVMALAMGAAPAVAETPSPDAPSAPVTSGSIDPSLYGAAAEKGTVRVNVVTEERSDLSGASSAGRTMQKFQKLPLVTLQVTRSGLDALAAKPGVVSVTEDTLSEPTLDTSMPFIGGDRAIKTGKTGKGSAIAVIDTGVATKHPFLQGRVVSEACFSPIDPAYSATSLCPQGTAAEEGPGTADSEVGPCATITECEHGTHVAGIAAGDGTGIVSAPVSGVAPDADVIAIQVFSRLDSPDYCGEGNTPCVKSFTSAQVAALEKVLQLRQAGIPVITANLSLGGGQYSSPCGSDVRKPMIDALLEAGVATVVAAGNNGFSNRVNSPACVDSAITVGSSGYDDTVSEFSNRGSLLDLFAPGDEIVSSVRNGAYGAKSGTSMSAPHVAGALAVLRQTYPAKPVTELEQLLKSTGKPIVDGSVTTPRLDIGKAVGGSEPTPPPTPEPKPLPSHIGNYTAYAIPDPGIVQSPVTVSDVAGKASKSLQVRVNLMHDWHPEVKIDLIAPDGKSYPLKATGGSQTGGALSATYTADASTSPAGGTWKLQVEDRSKGGVGTLKDWSLIPASFAKKGTVAIPDAGTLDSDISVAGLPGKASGALQVQLDAVHEWSGDLKVDLIAPDGTPYRVKSTSATDPPVSGTYTLDARTSPASGTWTLRVQDTSAGAVGSLNGWSLTFPSYESQTPVALPDADHVRSPITVSGITGNAPKDIKVYVDITHGWLGDLNINLVDPNGKLHLLKPDSTAESGGTLQRIYTVDVGTAPASGTWNLSVDDTSAGSTGTLNGWTLTF; encoded by the coding sequence GTGGTGGCAACCGCGGTGATGGCCTTGGCCATGGGGGCGGCGCCGGCTGTGGCCGAAACACCTTCACCCGATGCCCCGTCAGCTCCTGTGACCAGTGGGTCGATCGACCCGTCGCTCTACGGCGCAGCAGCCGAGAAGGGCACTGTTCGCGTCAATGTCGTGACGGAGGAGCGGTCTGACCTCTCCGGCGCGTCCTCTGCCGGTAGAACGATGCAGAAGTTCCAGAAGCTGCCGCTGGTCACCCTTCAGGTCACCAGGAGCGGCCTCGACGCTCTGGCCGCCAAGCCTGGCGTGGTGAGCGTGACGGAGGACACTCTCTCCGAGCCCACCCTGGATACCAGCATGCCCTTCATCGGCGGCGACCGGGCCATCAAGACGGGGAAGACGGGCAAGGGAAGCGCCATTGCCGTCATCGACACCGGTGTGGCGACAAAACACCCGTTCCTCCAGGGGCGTGTGGTCTCCGAGGCCTGCTTCTCGCCGATCGACCCCGCCTACTCGGCCACCAGCCTGTGCCCACAAGGGACGGCGGCTGAGGAAGGGCCGGGTACGGCCGACTCCGAGGTCGGCCCCTGCGCCACCATCACCGAGTGCGAGCACGGAACGCATGTCGCGGGCATCGCGGCCGGCGACGGAACCGGCATCGTCTCGGCTCCCGTCTCGGGGGTTGCCCCGGACGCCGACGTGATCGCGATCCAGGTGTTCAGCAGACTCGATTCCCCCGACTACTGCGGTGAGGGAAACACGCCTTGCGTGAAGAGCTTCACCAGCGCTCAGGTCGCGGCACTGGAAAAGGTCCTGCAACTACGGCAGGCCGGGATTCCGGTGATCACCGCGAACCTCAGCCTCGGTGGCGGACAGTACAGCTCCCCATGCGGTTCCGACGTACGCAAGCCCATGATCGACGCCTTGCTCGAAGCGGGGGTCGCCACCGTCGTCGCCGCAGGCAACAACGGTTTCAGCAACAGGGTCAACAGTCCCGCCTGTGTCGACAGCGCCATCACGGTCGGCTCCTCGGGCTATGACGACACGGTCTCGGAATTCTCCAACCGCGGTTCCCTGCTCGACCTGTTCGCACCGGGTGACGAGATCGTCTCTTCGGTACGCAACGGTGCCTACGGGGCCAAGAGCGGCACCTCCATGTCCGCGCCCCACGTGGCCGGCGCTCTCGCCGTCCTGCGTCAGACCTATCCCGCCAAGCCCGTCACCGAACTCGAGCAGCTGCTCAAGTCGACCGGCAAGCCGATCGTCGACGGGAGCGTGACCACCCCCCGCCTGGACATCGGCAAGGCTGTGGGCGGGAGCGAGCCGACACCGCCGCCCACGCCGGAACCCAAGCCTCTGCCGTCACACATCGGCAACTACACGGCCTACGCAATCCCCGATCCGGGAATCGTGCAGTCGCCGGTGACCGTCTCCGACGTGGCGGGCAAGGCGTCCAAGTCGCTACAGGTACGCGTGAACCTGATGCACGACTGGCACCCTGAGGTCAAGATCGACCTGATCGCCCCGGACGGCAAGTCCTACCCGCTCAAGGCAACGGGCGGAAGTCAGACCGGCGGTGCGTTGAGCGCGACGTACACAGCCGACGCCAGCACCTCACCCGCCGGCGGCACCTGGAAGCTGCAGGTGGAGGACCGCTCCAAGGGTGGTGTCGGCACGCTCAAGGACTGGTCGCTGATCCCGGCTTCTTTCGCGAAGAAGGGGACGGTCGCGATTCCTGACGCAGGCACACTCGACTCGGACATCAGCGTGGCCGGATTGCCGGGCAAGGCCTCCGGGGCCCTTCAGGTGCAGCTGGACGCCGTCCATGAGTGGTCCGGGGACCTCAAGGTCGATCTGATCGCTCCGGACGGGACGCCCTACCGCGTCAAGTCCACTTCCGCGACGGACCCCCCGGTCAGTGGCACCTACACCCTTGACGCCCGCACCTCTCCCGCGAGCGGGACGTGGACGCTACGGGTTCAGGACACATCGGCCGGCGCCGTCGGCTCTCTCAACGGGTGGTCGCTGACCTTCCCCTCGTACGAGAGCCAGACCCCCGTCGCCCTGCCTGACGCCGACCACGTGCGTTCGCCGATCACGGTCAGCGGGATCACGGGTAACGCGCCGAAGGACATCAAGGTGTACGTGGATATCACCCACGGATGGCTCGGCGACCTGAATATCAACCTGGTCGACCCGAACGGCAAGCTGCATCTGCTCAAGCCGGATTCCACAGCGGAGTCGGGCGGCACCCTTCAGCGAATTTATACGGTGGACGTCGGCACAGCGCCGGCGTCAGGGACCTGGAATCTCAGCGTGGACGACACGTCCGCGGGCTCCACCGGCACACTGAACGGTTGGACTCTGACCTTCTGA